The following are encoded in a window of Apis mellifera strain DH4 linkage group LG10, Amel_HAv3.1, whole genome shotgun sequence genomic DNA:
- the LOC725611 gene encoding DNA polymerase alpha catalytic subunit isoform X1 has protein sequence MSDTQSGRTKRQKIDKTGRLSALEKLKQLKGSKNKYEIDKLENVYEEVDEKEYTKTVIERQSDDWIIDDGESGYIEDGREIFDDDLDDESIQEARKHKITGPKKNKKDNIKIKGNIQNMLMNMSSKKKYDAKLDDDNILGDLMSELKKDNSPEMSKLRTVRNKFCTASKLNEKNIHDKTKLQSTSECEQIQSDDNNDLVIFDKSKNVNLQHIKLNCQMENVISDQSNSQIIIDDEITSASNTTLDIHLKQDIKNSSNSQIIETENEDLSQFIGDFCTDFTNDNVDYNEKSISSINEENKKHKLSIQTKNKNIEEENFDKILDIEFTTQISNIEVTTTNTNTTELPLPLLTNVNKEEVFRFYWWDAYEDPYKQPGVVYLLGKVFVPSIKEYCSCCLTVKNIPRRIYLLPRVYIKTSFKDNNEEEQLNTMEDVYKEFNQFANKLGIKEFRSSKVSKHYAFEQEGTPAISDYLEVRYAAHYPPMPSDYSGPSIERVFGTTVNALELLLIERNIKGPCWLEIKCPLPSNIQTSWCKIKVNCMKMENISVFSEFQTLPPLVITTLNIRTSLNVKLQQNEIVMVAILIHHKYHIDKEPPKPPFQQHFCLITHPHDVPWPRQAREMLSNISYTKVMKFETETDLLEELLKIINSADPDLLIGYDCGFQFDILMHRMITLKVSNWSRLGRLRRSTPPLIRGKINLNQVLAGRPICDIQVSAKELNLKVRSYDLQSLCTSVLKKKENECKEIKPGECAAFYDTSNKIDNLIKITLTEALYILSIVFDLNILPLALQITSIAGNVISRTLTAGRAERNEYLLLHAFHLKNYITPDKRIMKKGKDNEENTTRKKAAYTGGLVLEPKKGFYDKLILLMDFNSLYPSIIQEYNLCFTTVPGAAYADYGNLSIPESNLESGIIPTEIRKLVESRGEVKKLMKATNISPELKMQYNIRQLALKLTANSMYGCLGATHCRFYAKGLAAMVTAKGREILQHTKSLVEKLNYEVIYGDTDSIMINTNLLDYEEVFSVGKKIKQEVNKLYKRVELDIDGVFRYLLLLQKKKYAAVIMTKLPNGQIELTQEHKGLDIVRRDWCQLACDTGKKILDHLLSNQPCEDRIEQIFMILHDVAQNVRENQISLSSLVITKQLSKNPNEYPDTKQAHVQVALRLNKEGGRMWKTGDTVPYIICDDGTEKSATERAYHIDEYKKNDFLKIDVNYYLLNQIFPIVLRICDPIEGFDDVLLAKCLGVDNIYKSKRMIHEEYSDIPLTDEDKFKYCLPLKFNCKDEKCQSEIILKNIIIETSTGNQLSLASCSNPDCKIPPWTYVHIIQNAMTLAVRKAVSEYYEGWLECENPICGKQTQILPLGFDSTYPTCRKCKDGELHRVFTDTKLYNQMYFYFHLFNVSQSKYKNLLSQYPQGMREAYDSLKETMEKMLRRNAFSVVCLDTIFLNIDEQSKTPSLYADIIEISDESDNEMVNNI, from the exons atgagTGACACTCAAT cAGGTAGAACTAAACGTCAAAAGATTGATAAAACTGGAAGATTGTCAGCTTTAGAAaagttaaaacaattaaaaggtagtaaaaataaatatgaaattgataaattagaaaatgtttatgaagaagttgatgaaaaagaatatactaAAACTGTAATAGAAAGACAAAGTGATGATTGGATTATTGATGATG GAGAAAGTGGTTATATTGAAGATGgtagagaaatttttgatgatGATTTGGATGATGAAAGTATACAAGAAGCAAGAAAACATAAAATCACAGGTcctaaaaaaaacaagaaagataatattaaaataaaaggaaatattcaaaatatgttaATGAATATGTcttctaaaaagaaatatgatgcTAAATTGGATGATGATAACATTTTAGGAGATTTAATGtctgaattgaaaaaagataatagcCCAGAAATGTCAAAATTGAGAActgttagaaataaattttgtactgcatctaaattaaatgaaaa aaatattcatgACAAAACAAAGTTACAATCAACTTCAGAATGTGAACAAATACAAtctgatgataataatgatttagtCATTTTTGACAAATCAAAAAATGTAAACTTAcagcatataaaattaaattgtcaaATGGAAAATGTTATTTCAGATCAAAGTAATagtcaaataattatagatgatGAAATCACAAGTGCTTCAAATACAACATtagatatacatttaaaacaagatattaaaaactCAAGTAATAgtcaaataattgaaacagaAAATGAAGATCTTAGCCAATTTATTGGAGAT TTCTGTACAGATTTTACAAATGACAATGTTGAttacaatgaaaaatcaatatcatctatcaacgaagaaaataaaaaacataaattaagtattcaaacaaaaaataaaaatattgaagaagaaaattttgataaaatattagatattgaaTTCACAacacaaatatcaaatatcgaaGTAACTACTACAAATACTAATACTACAGAATTGCCTTTGCCACTTTTAActaatgtaaataaagaagaagtatttagattttattggtGGGATGCATATGAAGATCCATACAAACAGCCTGGAGTTGTATATTTATTGGGAAAAGTTTTTGTACCatctataaaagaatattgctCCTGTTGTTTAACAGTAAAGAATATTCCACGAAGAATTTATCTTCTTCCTAgagtatat ataaaaacatcttttaaagataataatgaaGAAGAACAATTAAATACAATGGAAGATGTATATAaggaatttaatcaatttgcaaataaattaggaataaaagaatttcgaagTAGCAAAGTCTCAAAACATTATGCTTTTGAGCAAGAAGGTACTCCAGCAATATCTGATTATTTGGAAGTAAGATATGCGGCGCATTATCCACCTATGCCTTCTGATTATTCTGGACCGTCAATAGAGCGTGTTTTTGGAACAACTGTAAATGCTTtagaattacttttaatagaaagaaatattaaaggtCCATGTTGGCTAGAAATTAAATGTCCATTACCTAGTAATATACAAACTAGTTGGTGCAAAATAAag gtaAATTGCATgaagatggaaaatatatcCGTTTTCTCTGAATTTCAAACATTACCACCATTAGTAATAACAACTTTAAATATACGAACATCtctaaatgttaaattacaaCAAAATGAAATAGTCATGGTTGCAATACTTATACATCACAAGTATCATATTGATAAAGAACCACCAAAACCACCATTTCAACAACATTTTTgtt TAATTACACATCCACATGATGTACCTTGGCCAAGACAAGCACGAGAAATGCTTTCTAACATTTCTTATACCAaagtaatgaaatttgaaacagAAACAGATTTActtgaagaattattaaaaataataaatagtgcAGATCCagatttattaattggatATGATTGTGgttttcaatttgatattttaatgcatAGAATGATTAcattaaaagtttcaaattggAGTAGACTTGGAAGACTAAGACGTTCAACACCTCCTTTGATAAGA ggaaaaataaatttaaatcaagtaTTAGCTGGTCGACCCATTTGTGATATACAAGTATCAGCTAAAGAGTTAAATCTCAAAGTTAGAAGTTATGATTTGCAATCTCTTTGTACATcg gtattgaagaaaaaggaaaatgaatgcaaagaaataaaacctGGTGAATGTGCTGCATTTTATGatacttcaaataaaatagataatttaattaaaataacattgacAGAagcattatatatcttatctaTTGTTTTTGATCTCAATATTCTTCCACTTGCTTTACAAATTACATCTATTGCTg gaaATGTTATATCAAGAACATTAACAGCAGGCCGTgcagaaagaaatgaatatttattattacatgcatttcatctaaaaaattatataacaccTGATAAACGCattatgaaaaaaggaaaagataatgaag aaAATACTACTAGAAAAAAAGCAGCTTATACTGGTGGTTTAGTTCTTGAACcaaaaaaaggattttatgataaacttattttattaatggattttaattctttatatcctagtataattcaagaatataatttatgttttactACTGTTCCTGGAGCTGCATATGCTGATTATggg aatttatcaattcctgaGTCAAATTTAGAATCTGGAATAATTCCAACAGAAATTCGTAAATTAGTCGAAAGTAGAGGAGaagtaaagaaattaatgaaagcaACAAATATTTCACCTGAATTAAAgatgcaatataatattagacaGCTGGCTTTAAAACTTACAGCAAATTCTATGTATGGTTGTTTAGGTGCAACTCATTGTAGATTTTATGCAAAAGGACTTGCTGCCATGGTTACAG CAAAAGGTCGAGAAATTTTACAACATACAAAAAGtcttgttgaaaaattaaattatgaagttATATATGGAGATACCGAttctataatgataaatacaaatttattagattatgaAGAAGTTTTTTCTGttggaaaaaaa attaaacAAGAAgtcaacaaattatataaacgagTAGAACTAGATATTGATGGagtttttcgttatttattgcttttacaaaagaaaaaatatgctGCAGTTATAATGACAAAATTACCTAATGGACAAATAGAATTAACACAAGAACATAAAGGTCTTGACATTGTAAGAAGAGATTGGTGTCAATTAGCTTGTGATACTGGaaa aaaaattttggatCATCTTCTTTCTAATCAACCATGTGAAGATCGAatagaacaaatttttatgatattacatGATGTTGCACAAAATGTTcgagaaaatcaaatttccttATCATCTTTGGTCATTACAAaacaattatctaaaaatccaAATGAATATCCAGATACTAAACAAGCTCACGTTCAAGTAGCTTTACGATTAAACAAAGAAGGAGGTAGAATGTGGAAAACTGGAGATACTGTTCCTTATATTATATGTGAC gatGGAACTGAAAAATCTGCAACTGAAAGAGCATATCATattgatgaatataaaaagaatgattttttaaaaatagatgttaattattatttattaaatcaaatttttcctatTGTTTTACGAATTTGTGATCCAATTGAAGGGTTTGATGATGTTTTATTAGCTAAATGTCTCG gtgtggataatatttataaatctaaaagaatGATACACGAAGAATATAGTGATATACCATTAACagatgaagataaatttaagtattgtcttcctttgaaatttaattgtaaagatGAGAAATGTCAATCagaaattatacttaaaaatattataatcgaaaCA tctACAGGAAATCAATTATCACTTGCTTCCTGTTCAAATCCAGATTGTAAAATACCACCATGGACGTATGttcatataatacaaaatgcaATGACTCTTGCTGTACGAAAAGCAGTTAGTGAGTATTATGAAGGATGGTTAGAATGTGAAAATCCAATTTGTGGTAAACAAACACAAATATTACCATTAGGATTTGATTCAACATATCCAACTTGTAGGAAATGTAAAGATGGTGAATTACATAGAGTT tttacagatacaaaactttataatcaaatgtatttttatttccatctttttAATGTGAgtcaatcaaaatataaaa atttgttaTCTCAGTATCCACAAGGCATGAGAGAAGCATATGattctttaaaagaaacaatGGAAAAGATGTTAAGAAGAAATGCATTTTCTGTTGTATGTttagatacaatttttttaaatattgatgaacAATCAAAAACACCAAGTTTATATGcagatattatagaaatatcagATGAATCAGATAATGAAatggtaaataatatttaa